In the Leptotrichia sp. oral taxon 212 genome, one interval contains:
- a CDS encoding helix-turn-helix transcriptional regulator, producing MLLTKRQNEILIMIKEKSPISGDEIAKRLSVTKSALRTDFSILTGLKLITSKPNRGYIYNGCTTNVVKDFMSPQNSIDIKTSVYDAIIHLFNYDLGTLVVVEDGKLVGIISRKDLLKSVLNGKNMEKIPVSMIMTRMPNIVYCFEEDSVLEAIEKIIRHEIDSLPVLRQENGKLTLVGRFTKTNAIKLYYQELKNKNI from the coding sequence ATGTTGCTGACGAAAAGACAAAATGAGATATTAATTATGATTAAAGAAAAATCACCTATTTCTGGGGATGAAATAGCGAAAAGACTTTCAGTTACAAAATCTGCACTGAGAACAGATTTTTCAATATTGACAGGGTTGAAATTAATAACTTCGAAGCCAAACAGAGGATATATTTATAATGGATGTACAACAAATGTGGTGAAAGATTTTATGAGCCCACAAAATTCAATTGATATAAAAACAAGTGTCTATGATGCAATTATTCATCTTTTCAATTATGATCTGGGAACTTTGGTTGTAGTTGAAGACGGTAAGCTTGTTGGAATTATATCAAGAAAGGATTTGCTGAAATCAGTTTTAAATGGAAAAAATATGGAGAAAATTCCTGTCAGCATGATTATGACAAGAATGCCGAACATAGTTTACTGTTTTGAGGAAGACAGCGTACTTGAAGCAATAGAAAAAATTATAAGGCATGAAATTGATTCATTGCCTGTACTGAGGCAGGAAAATGGAAAATTAACTCTTGTTGGCAGATTTACAAAAACCAATGCTATAAAATTGTACTATCAGGAACTTAAAAATAAAAATATTTAG
- the ppdK gene encoding pyruvate, phosphate dikinase: MKQVYEFKEGGKEMIPILGGKGGNLSEMVKIGLPIPYGIIVSTTACNQYFKDGEKLSESLKKEILKNIQILENATGKKIQSENPLLVSVRSGAPVSMPGMMDTILNLGFNDYVAQKMLDITGDEEFVYSSYLRFVQMFSEITEGIDRKRFTELKSDNYKDQINEGKQIYKNECGKEFPENFKEQIFYAVKAIFDSWNNDRAILYRKLNNIDNNMGTAVIIQEMVFGNLNEKSGTGVLFTRNPSTGEDKIFGEVLLNAQGEDIVAGIRTPDDINLLKTTMPVIYDELVKTTKKLEKHNKDMQDIEFTIENSKLFILQTRNGKRTPEASLKIAMDMVEENILTKEEAILKVEPSSINKLLTGDFDEKSLKEAVFLTKGLAASSGVAVGRIMFDSKRVKIREKTILIREETSPEDLQGMALAQGIVTLKGGATSHGAVVARGMGKCCVTGCSEIKIDEIKRTMTVGEHVLKEGDFISVSGHTGEIFLGKIPLKENSFSDELKEFILWAADMKRMEVRMNADTPEDAMQGKLFGATGIGLCRTEHMFFKHDKIWAIRDFILSDRGEEKKKSLEKLFELQKKDFLEIFEILDGSEVNIRLLDPPVHEFLPKTKEDREKMAEILEKPVEEIEIRIRKLKDENPMLGHRGCRLGVSYPELYRMQGKAIMEAAYECSKKGIKVLPEIMIPFIMEAKELAYLKKEIEEEIKNLFEEIGGKVEYKLGTMIEIPRACLLADEIAEHADFFSFGTNDLTQMSMGLSRDDSVKFLDDYREKGIWEGEPFYSIDTKSVTKLVEIALKNAKPVKPDLKIGVCGEHGGDPKSIEFFENNNFNYISCSPFRIPTAILAAAQAYLRKEKK, encoded by the coding sequence ATGAAGCAGGTTTACGAGTTTAAGGAAGGCGGAAAAGAAATGATTCCAATATTAGGAGGAAAGGGAGGAAATCTGTCTGAGATGGTGAAGATAGGTCTTCCTATACCTTATGGAATTATAGTTTCCACAACAGCATGCAACCAGTATTTTAAAGACGGAGAAAAACTTTCCGAGTCATTGAAGAAAGAAATTTTAAAAAACATTCAAATTTTAGAAAATGCAACAGGAAAAAAAATACAGTCTGAAAATCCTTTGCTGGTATCAGTAAGATCAGGGGCGCCAGTTTCAATGCCTGGAATGATGGATACAATACTGAATCTGGGATTTAATGATTATGTTGCACAGAAAATGCTTGATATAACAGGTGACGAAGAATTTGTATACTCTTCCTATCTTAGATTTGTTCAGATGTTTTCTGAAATAACTGAGGGAATTGACAGAAAAAGATTTACGGAACTGAAGTCTGATAATTATAAGGATCAGATAAATGAAGGAAAACAGATATATAAGAATGAATGCGGGAAAGAGTTTCCTGAAAATTTTAAAGAACAGATTTTTTATGCAGTTAAAGCCATCTTTGACTCGTGGAATAACGACAGGGCAATATTATACAGAAAATTAAATAATATAGATAATAATATGGGAACAGCTGTCATCATTCAGGAAATGGTGTTCGGAAACCTTAATGAGAAATCAGGAACAGGGGTACTATTTACAAGAAATCCTTCCACAGGGGAAGATAAAATTTTTGGAGAAGTTCTGCTCAATGCACAGGGAGAAGATATCGTTGCAGGAATAAGAACACCTGATGATATAAACCTCTTAAAAACAACTATGCCTGTTATATATGATGAACTTGTCAAGACGACTAAAAAACTGGAAAAGCATAATAAGGATATGCAGGATATTGAATTTACAATTGAAAATTCCAAACTGTTTATTCTGCAGACAAGAAATGGAAAAAGAACACCGGAAGCTTCCCTGAAAATTGCAATGGACATGGTAGAAGAAAATATTCTTACAAAGGAAGAAGCTATCCTGAAAGTTGAGCCTTCTTCAATAAATAAGCTGCTGACAGGAGATTTTGATGAAAAATCACTGAAGGAAGCGGTTTTTCTGACAAAAGGGCTTGCGGCATCATCAGGAGTGGCAGTAGGTCGTATAATGTTTGATTCAAAAAGAGTAAAAATAAGAGAAAAAACTATACTTATAAGGGAGGAAACTTCACCTGAAGACCTTCAGGGGATGGCACTTGCCCAGGGAATAGTGACATTAAAAGGTGGAGCGACTTCACATGGTGCAGTGGTTGCCAGAGGAATGGGAAAATGCTGTGTAACAGGATGCTCAGAGATAAAAATAGATGAGATAAAAAGAACGATGACAGTGGGGGAACATGTACTGAAGGAAGGGGATTTCATATCTGTCAGCGGACATACCGGGGAAATATTCCTAGGAAAAATACCGTTAAAGGAAAACAGTTTTTCTGATGAACTGAAGGAATTTATATTATGGGCGGCAGATATGAAAAGAATGGAAGTCAGAATGAATGCTGACACACCTGAAGATGCAATGCAGGGGAAATTATTCGGAGCGACAGGAATAGGGCTCTGCAGAACAGAACATATGTTCTTTAAACATGATAAAATATGGGCAATAAGAGATTTTATACTTAGTGACAGAGGAGAAGAAAAGAAGAAGTCACTTGAGAAATTATTTGAACTTCAGAAGAAGGATTTTCTGGAAATATTTGAAATACTTGATGGTAGTGAAGTGAATATAAGACTGCTTGATCCGCCTGTACATGAGTTCCTCCCAAAAACAAAGGAAGACAGGGAAAAAATGGCAGAAATTCTTGAAAAGCCTGTGGAAGAAATAGAAATAAGAATACGTAAATTAAAAGATGAAAATCCAATGCTTGGACATAGAGGGTGCAGACTGGGAGTAAGTTATCCTGAGCTTTACAGAATGCAGGGAAAAGCTATAATGGAAGCTGCCTATGAATGTTCAAAGAAAGGGATAAAAGTTCTTCCTGAAATAATGATACCATTTATAATGGAGGCAAAGGAACTGGCTTATCTTAAAAAAGAGATAGAAGAGGAAATCAAAAATCTGTTTGAAGAAATAGGAGGAAAAGTAGAATATAAGTTGGGAACAATGATAGAAATACCGAGAGCGTGCCTGCTTGCTGATGAAATAGCCGAACATGCGGATTTCTTCTCATTCGGTACAAATGACCTGACTCAGATGTCAATGGGACTTTCAAGGGATGATTCGGTAAAATTCCTGGATGACTACAGGGAAAAAGGAATATGGGAAGGAGAACCTTTCTATTCCATAGATACAAAATCAGTTACTAAACTTGTTGAAATTGCCTTAAAAAATGCAAAACCTGTTAAGCCTGATTTAAAAATAGGAGTATGCGGTGAACACGGTGGAGATCCTAAGAGTATAGAATTTTTCGAAAATAATAATTTTAACTATATAAGCTGTTCTCCGTTCAGAATACCTACAGCAATACTTGCTGCGGCACAGGCTTATTTGAGAAAAGAAAAAAAATAG
- the rpmB gene encoding 50S ribosomal protein L28, whose protein sequence is MQRCEVFGKSTGHGNMVSHSHKSTKRIWRPNLQVMTLNVNGSELKVRVCTKAMKTLKGKNVDQVRKILLENKENLSPKIAKALFSVK, encoded by the coding sequence ATGCAAAGATGTGAAGTTTTCGGAAAAAGTACAGGACACGGAAACATGGTGAGCCACTCTCATAAATCTACTAAAAGAATATGGAGACCAAACCTTCAAGTTATGACATTGAATGTTAACGGTTCTGAATTAAAGGTAAGAGTTTGTACTAAAGCTATGAAAACATTAAAAGGAAAAAATGTTGATCAGGTTAGAAAAATATTATTGGAAAATAAAGAAAATTTAAGTCCAAAAATAGCAAAAGCACTGTTTTCTGTAAAGTAA